In Tepidimonas taiwanensis, the following are encoded in one genomic region:
- a CDS encoding branched-chain amino acid ABC transporter ATP-binding protein/permease produces the protein MSADTTARAGTGASATPRVSQRALTIGFVLLLAAAWGVLPDFTITLLNYIGLHALVALGLVMLTGIGGMTSFGQAAFVGLGAYATAWVCTAPEVAAALSGLPAAALPWVGLALGLALTLAIAWGLGAVTLRLGGHYLPLATIAWGLSLYFLFGNLAFLGGHTGLTGIPPLSVGGWSLADPRALGVVIWALLLLAVWALHNLLDSRAGRAIRALKGGRLMAESMGVDTAALRIRVFMLAALLAALSGWLYAHLQRFVNPTPFNLNIGIEYLFMAVVGGSGHLWGALLGATLIALLKEQLQDWLPKLFGMSGNFEIIVFGLLMMLVLQRYAEGLWPTLAAWARRAGVVPAPRRLPAPAALPARTLPPAGTVLIEAREVTKRFGGLVANAQVSLQVRAGEVHALIGPNGAGKSTFFNMISGVDDPTEGEVRLLGEPMTGRPSRDFAARGLGRTFQHVRLMGQRSVLDNVALGAHLRGRKGWWASMFRLDRHEEAALLAEAMRQIERCGLAEHADTPAGALPLGKQRIVEIARALAGQPALLLLDEPAAGLRHLEKQALAALLDQLRREGLGILIVEHDMEFVMNLADRITVLDFGTVIAHGTPAEVQRDPRVLQAYLGDDLAVGGAA, from the coding sequence ATGAGCGCCGACACGACCGCCCGCGCGGGCACGGGGGCGAGCGCCACGCCGCGCGTGAGCCAGCGCGCGCTCACCATCGGCTTCGTGCTGCTGCTGGCCGCCGCCTGGGGTGTGCTGCCCGACTTCACGATCACGCTGCTCAACTACATCGGGCTGCACGCGCTCGTCGCGCTGGGGCTGGTGATGCTCACCGGCATCGGCGGCATGACCTCGTTCGGGCAGGCGGCGTTCGTCGGGCTGGGCGCGTATGCCACCGCCTGGGTGTGCACCGCGCCGGAGGTGGCCGCCGCGCTGTCGGGCCTGCCGGCGGCCGCGCTGCCGTGGGTGGGGCTGGCGTTGGGGCTGGCGCTGACGCTGGCGATCGCCTGGGGGCTGGGCGCCGTGACGCTGCGCCTGGGCGGTCACTACCTGCCGCTGGCCACGATCGCGTGGGGCTTGAGCCTGTACTTTCTGTTCGGCAACCTCGCGTTCCTCGGCGGCCACACGGGGCTGACCGGCATCCCGCCGCTGTCGGTGGGGGGCTGGTCGCTGGCCGACCCGCGCGCGCTCGGCGTGGTGATCTGGGCGTTGCTGCTGCTGGCGGTGTGGGCGCTGCACAACCTGCTGGACTCGCGTGCCGGGCGGGCGATTCGCGCGCTCAAGGGCGGCCGCCTGATGGCGGAGTCGATGGGGGTCGACACCGCCGCGCTGCGCATCCGCGTGTTCATGCTCGCCGCGCTGCTGGCGGCGCTGTCGGGGTGGCTCTACGCGCACCTGCAGCGCTTCGTCAACCCCACCCCGTTCAACCTCAACATCGGCATCGAATACCTGTTCATGGCGGTGGTCGGCGGCTCGGGCCACCTGTGGGGGGCGCTGCTCGGCGCGACGCTGATCGCGCTGCTCAAGGAGCAGTTGCAGGACTGGCTGCCCAAGCTGTTCGGCATGAGCGGCAATTTCGAGATCATCGTCTTCGGGCTGCTGATGATGCTGGTGCTGCAGCGTTACGCGGAGGGCCTGTGGCCGACGCTGGCCGCGTGGGCGCGCCGCGCCGGCGTGGTGCCCGCGCCGCGGCGGCTGCCGGCGCCCGCGGCACTGCCCGCGCGCACGCTGCCACCCGCCGGCACGGTGTTGATCGAAGCGCGCGAGGTCACCAAGCGCTTCGGCGGGCTGGTGGCCAACGCGCAGGTGTCGCTTCAGGTGCGCGCCGGCGAGGTGCACGCGCTCATCGGCCCCAACGGCGCGGGCAAGAGCACCTTCTTCAACATGATCTCCGGCGTCGACGACCCGACCGAGGGCGAGGTGCGGCTGCTGGGCGAGCCGATGACCGGTCGGCCGTCGCGCGATTTCGCTGCGCGCGGGCTGGGCCGCACGTTCCAGCACGTGCGGCTGATGGGGCAGCGCTCGGTGCTCGACAACGTGGCGCTGGGCGCGCACCTGCGCGGGCGCAAGGGTTGGTGGGCGAGCATGTTCCGCCTGGACCGCCACGAGGAGGCGGCGTTGCTGGCCGAGGCGATGCGGCAGATCGAGCGCTGCGGGCTCGCGGAGCACGCCGACACGCCCGCCGGGGCACTGCCGCTTGGCAAGCAGCGCATCGTCGAGATCGCTCGCGCGCTCGCGGGTCAGCCCGCGCTGCTGCTGCTCGACGAGCCGGCCGCAGGGCTGCGCCACCTGGAGAAGCAAGCGCTGGCGGCGCTGCTGGACCAATTGCGCCGCGAGGGCCTGGGCATCCTGATCGTGGAGCACGACATGGAATTCGTGATGAACCTGGCCGATCGCATCACCGTGCTGGACTTCGGCACCGTGATCGCGCACGGCACGCCGGCCGAGGTACAGCGCGACCCGCGCGTGCTGCAGGCCTACCTGGGTGACGACCTCGCCGTCGGAGGGGCCGCATGA
- the paaZ gene encoding phenylacetic acid degradation bifunctional protein PaaZ, which translates to MTTPVLHSYIAGRWFGHTPAQTLRSAVNGTPVAATHAEAIDFGEALAHGRQAVGALLQLDFQQRAARLKALAKYLMERKETLYAWSAHTGATRSDSWIDIEGGIGTLFAYASLGTNELPSGNLWHEGPVVPLGKQGRFAGTHILVPRGGVAVHINAFNFPVWGLLEKFAPTFLAGMPCIGKPATATSYLTQALVRLIVDSGLLPEGSLQLVIGGTGDLLDRLEGPDVVTFTGSADTAAKLRAHPNLVRQSVPFNAEADSLNCAILAPDVTPDDEEFDLYVKEVVREMTVKAGQKCTAIRRALVPRRHLDAVAERLRARLARVVVGDPALEAVRMGALASHAQVRDVSERVAVLREGAEVVWDGGPGFAPLGDGTADGAFMAPVLLFSRDPHRHDAVHDVEAFGPVSTLLPYDELDEALALAARGRGSLVGTLVTRDPQIAARAIPVAAAWHGRLLVLDREAAPESTGHGSPLPHLKHGGPGRAGGGEELGGLRAVKHYLQRTAVQGSPTMLAAVSGEYVRGAARLETDVHPFRRYFEDLRIGESLLTHRRTVTEADIVAFGGISGDYFYMHFDEIAAKESPFGQRIAHGYFVAPEIFITA; encoded by the coding sequence ATGACCACGCCCGTTTTGCACAGCTACATCGCCGGCCGCTGGTTCGGCCACACCCCCGCCCAGACCCTGCGCAGTGCTGTCAACGGCACGCCGGTGGCCGCCACGCACGCCGAGGCGATCGACTTCGGCGAGGCCCTCGCCCACGGCCGCCAAGCGGTTGGCGCGCTGCTGCAGCTCGACTTCCAGCAGCGCGCCGCGCGCCTGAAGGCGCTGGCCAAATACCTGATGGAGCGCAAGGAGACGCTATACGCCTGGTCCGCCCACACCGGCGCGACGCGCAGCGACAGCTGGATCGACATCGAAGGCGGCATCGGTACCCTGTTCGCCTACGCGAGCCTGGGGACGAACGAGCTGCCGTCGGGCAACCTGTGGCACGAAGGCCCGGTGGTGCCGCTGGGCAAGCAGGGGCGCTTCGCCGGCACGCACATCCTGGTGCCGCGCGGCGGCGTCGCGGTGCACATCAACGCGTTCAACTTCCCCGTGTGGGGGCTGCTGGAGAAATTCGCGCCGACCTTCCTGGCCGGCATGCCCTGTATCGGCAAGCCGGCCACCGCGACGAGCTATCTGACGCAGGCGCTGGTGCGCCTGATCGTCGACAGCGGCCTGCTGCCCGAGGGCAGCCTGCAGCTCGTCATCGGCGGCACGGGTGACCTGCTGGATCGCCTGGAGGGGCCGGACGTCGTCACCTTCACCGGCTCCGCCGACACGGCGGCCAAGCTGCGCGCGCACCCCAATCTCGTGCGCCAGTCCGTCCCCTTCAACGCCGAGGCCGACTCGCTCAACTGCGCGATCCTGGCGCCGGACGTGACGCCTGACGACGAGGAGTTCGACCTCTACGTCAAGGAGGTGGTGCGTGAGATGACGGTCAAGGCGGGGCAGAAGTGCACCGCGATCCGCCGCGCGCTCGTGCCGCGGCGCCACCTGGACGCGGTGGCCGAGCGGCTGCGCGCGCGCCTGGCGAGGGTGGTGGTGGGCGATCCGGCGCTGGAGGCGGTGCGCATGGGCGCGCTGGCCAGCCACGCGCAGGTGCGCGACGTCAGCGAACGCGTCGCGGTGTTGCGCGAGGGCGCGGAGGTCGTGTGGGACGGGGGGCCGGGCTTCGCGCCGCTCGGCGACGGCACGGCCGACGGCGCCTTCATGGCCCCGGTGCTGCTGTTCAGCCGCGACCCGCACCGCCACGACGCGGTGCACGACGTCGAGGCGTTCGGGCCCGTGAGCACGCTGCTGCCGTATGACGAGCTGGACGAGGCGCTGGCGCTGGCCGCGCGCGGTCGCGGCAGCCTGGTCGGCACGCTGGTCACGCGCGATCCGCAGATCGCGGCGCGGGCGATCCCCGTCGCGGCGGCGTGGCACGGGCGGCTGCTGGTGCTGGACCGCGAGGCCGCGCCCGAATCCACCGGCCACGGCTCGCCGCTGCCGCACCTCAAGCACGGCGGCCCCGGGCGCGCCGGCGGTGGCGAGGAGCTGGGGGGGCTGCGTGCTGTCAAGCACTACCTGCAGCGCACCGCGGTGCAAGGGTCGCCGACGATGCTCGCCGCCGTCAGCGGCGAATACGTGCGCGGCGCGGCGCGCCTCGAGACCGACGTCCACCCGTTCCGCCGCTATTTCGAGGATCTGCGGATCGGCGAGAGCCTGCTCACGCACCGCCGCACGGTCACCGAGGCCGACATCGTCGCCTTCGGTGGTATCTCGGGCGACTACTTCTACATGCACTTCGACGAGATCGCCGCGAAGGAATCGCCGTTTGGCCAGCGCATCGCGCACGGCTATTTCGTCGCCCCTGAAATATTCATAACAGCATGA
- a CDS encoding IS5 family transposase, which produces MFACPATEDFFRARLDQMIDLRHPLAVLSSRMPWQELEARLSHLFMRKARAGVAMPDLDLFGESPVRAARASNAGRPRVPLRVMIALLYLKHAFNESDEGVVERWGETPTWQFFSGRAYFEHRRPCDATTLVKFRRLLGEEGVEELLAQTINVAVETGLIKPQELKRVVVDTTVQPKAVAHPTDSRLLETARTKLVEAAKAAGIALKQTFAKEGKELARKAGRYAHARQFARMRRVIKRQRTIVARLQREIERKASRLGQAIQSALGHTLNKAARLVAQTANRKTADGTRKLYAWHAPEVECINKGKARCPYEFGVKVGIASTLKHSLIVAARAFHGNPYDGHTLQAQLEQATILMQDTGIKPSTAFADLGYRGVEADIADVRLVHRGKIKRLTQQERKLLKRRQAIEPVIGHLKQDHRMDRCHLKGEQGDRLHAVLCAAGYNIRWLLRMITKKGVPFLRRAFLRLIAAVRLIGRWLAQRRPTESSGANPAQLRLRAA; this is translated from the coding sequence ATGTTTGCCTGCCCCGCCACCGAGGACTTCTTCCGCGCCCGGCTCGATCAGATGATCGACCTGCGCCATCCGCTGGCGGTGTTGTCCTCACGCATGCCGTGGCAGGAGTTGGAAGCAAGGCTGTCGCACCTGTTCATGCGCAAAGCGCGCGCAGGTGTCGCGATGCCCGATCTGGACCTCTTTGGCGAATCTCCGGTGCGCGCAGCTCGGGCGTCCAACGCAGGCCGACCCCGCGTGCCGCTGCGCGTGATGATCGCGCTGCTGTATCTGAAGCACGCCTTCAACGAGTCGGACGAAGGGGTGGTCGAGCGCTGGGGCGAAACCCCCACATGGCAGTTCTTCTCGGGGCGGGCGTACTTTGAACATCGCCGGCCGTGCGACGCCACGACGCTGGTGAAGTTTCGCCGGCTGCTGGGCGAAGAAGGCGTGGAAGAACTCTTGGCGCAGACCATCAACGTGGCGGTGGAAACCGGACTCATCAAGCCGCAGGAACTCAAGCGCGTGGTGGTGGACACCACCGTACAACCCAAGGCGGTGGCGCACCCCACCGACAGCCGGCTGCTGGAGACGGCACGCACCAAGCTGGTGGAGGCGGCCAAGGCCGCCGGCATCGCCTTGAAGCAGACCTTTGCCAAGGAAGGCAAGGAGCTGGCCCGCAAGGCAGGACGCTATGCGCACGCGCGGCAGTTTGCGCGCATGCGCCGGGTCATCAAGCGCCAGCGCACGATCGTGGCCAGGCTGCAGCGCGAGATCGAGCGCAAGGCCAGCCGCCTGGGGCAGGCCATCCAGAGTGCTCTTGGCCACACCCTCAACAAGGCGGCGCGTCTGGTGGCGCAGACTGCCAACCGAAAGACCGCCGACGGGACTCGAAAGCTCTACGCCTGGCACGCGCCGGAGGTGGAGTGCATCAACAAGGGCAAGGCCCGCTGCCCTTACGAGTTCGGCGTCAAGGTCGGCATTGCCAGCACCCTGAAGCACAGCCTCATCGTCGCAGCCCGGGCCTTCCATGGCAACCCCTACGACGGGCACACGCTGCAAGCGCAGCTGGAGCAGGCCACGATCCTGATGCAGGACACTGGCATCAAGCCCAGCACAGCGTTTGCCGATCTGGGCTACCGCGGGGTGGAAGCCGACATTGCGGATGTGCGCCTGGTGCACCGCGGCAAGATCAAGCGCCTCACGCAGCAGGAGCGCAAGCTGCTCAAGCGCCGCCAGGCCATCGAGCCGGTCATCGGGCACTTGAAGCAGGATCACCGCATGGACAGGTGCCACCTCAAGGGCGAGCAGGGTGACCGGCTGCACGCGGTGCTGTGCGCGGCGGGCTACAACATCCGCTGGCTGCTGCGCATGATCACGAAGAAGGGCGTGCCCTTCTTGAGGCGAGCTTTTTTGCGCCTCATTGCGGCCGTGCGCCTCATCGGCCGGTGGCTCGCCCAGCGGCGGCCAACCGAGTCCAGTGGCGCCAACCCTGCCCAGCTGCGGCTAAGGGCGGCGTGA
- a CDS encoding THUMP domain-containing class I SAM-dependent RNA methyltransferase, whose protein sequence is MSTLDLFLPCAGGCAPFLADEVAALTGQPMDALRVGRAGVALRGDWDTVLRLNLHSRIAQRVLIRLWEGPYRREDDIYAAAAAVAWEDWFTPRQTIKVEVTAQRSPLRSLHFAGLRVKDAVCDRLRERRGARPSVDTAQPDVRLYVHLTAETLTLALDTSGEPLFKRGWRIDKGDAPLKETLAAAVIAATGWTGVDADGAPVPLVDPCCGSGTLVIEAAQIALRHAPGRQRRFAFERLLPHDPARWAALRDAARAAERPWPAGAAAIAYGSDVSFRMVDFARRNAERAGVGAAVAFRGGDALQRLPPTDRPGILLLNPPYGERIEAAGVAGGLGADAFYERLAAHWKTHFGGWTAWVLTPDRDLPRRLRLQASRRIPLYNGPIECRLLRFDLQARNGSSDN, encoded by the coding sequence ATGTCCACGCTCGACCTGTTTCTGCCCTGCGCAGGGGGCTGCGCCCCCTTTCTGGCCGACGAGGTGGCCGCCCTCACCGGCCAGCCGATGGACGCGCTGCGGGTGGGGCGAGCGGGCGTGGCGCTGCGCGGTGACTGGGACACGGTGCTGCGCCTGAACCTGCACAGCCGCATCGCGCAGCGCGTGCTCATCCGGCTGTGGGAAGGCCCCTACCGCCGCGAGGACGACATCTACGCCGCTGCGGCCGCCGTCGCGTGGGAGGATTGGTTCACCCCCCGGCAGACGATCAAGGTCGAGGTCACCGCCCAGCGCAGCCCGCTGCGCAGCCTACACTTCGCGGGCCTGCGCGTGAAGGACGCGGTGTGCGACCGGTTGCGAGAGCGGCGCGGGGCGCGGCCGAGCGTGGACACCGCCCAGCCCGACGTGCGGCTGTACGTGCACCTGACGGCCGAGACGCTGACGCTGGCGCTGGACACCAGTGGCGAGCCGCTGTTCAAGCGCGGCTGGCGCATCGACAAAGGCGACGCGCCGCTGAAGGAGACACTGGCCGCGGCGGTGATCGCGGCCACCGGCTGGACCGGCGTCGACGCCGACGGCGCGCCGGTGCCACTTGTCGACCCCTGTTGTGGCAGCGGCACGCTGGTCATCGAAGCGGCGCAGATCGCGCTGCGGCACGCCCCCGGGCGGCAGCGGCGCTTTGCGTTCGAGCGGCTGCTGCCGCACGATCCGGCTCGCTGGGCCGCGCTGCGCGACGCTGCCCGCGCCGCCGAGCGTCCGTGGCCCGCGGGCGCAGCGGCGATCGCATACGGCAGCGACGTGTCGTTCCGCATGGTCGATTTCGCGCGGCGCAACGCGGAGCGCGCCGGGGTCGGCGCAGCGGTGGCGTTTCGCGGCGGCGACGCACTGCAGCGGCTGCCACCGACCGACCGGCCGGGTATCCTGCTGCTCAACCCGCCGTATGGCGAACGGATCGAAGCCGCGGGAGTCGCCGGCGGCTTGGGGGCCGATGCGTTTTACGAGCGCCTGGCCGCGCACTGGAAGACCCACTTCGGCGGCTGGACCGCGTGGGTGCTGACGCCGGACCGCGACCTGCCGCGACGCCTGCGCCTGCAAGCGAGCCGCCGCATCCCGCTTTACAACGGCCCCATCGAGTGCCGGCTGCTGCGTTTCGACCTGCAGGCCCGAAATGGTAGCTCTGATAATTGA
- a CDS encoding ABC transporter substrate-binding protein, whose product MTLRKTLLAALAAVGLSVPAWADINVGVTVSATGPAASLGIPEKNTFTLMPKTIGGEKVNYIVLDDASDTTAAVTNTRKLISEHKVDVVIGSTITPNSLAMIDVVAEAQVPMISMAASARIVEPVDAKKRWVFKTPQNDIQMALAIASHMADNGVRTVGFIGFADAYGEGWYQEFVKAAGLKKLQIVANERYNRADTSVTGQVLKIVSARPDAVLIAGSGTPAALPQKTLKERGYAGKIYQTHGVANNDFLRVCGKDCEGTFLPAGPVLVADQLPNDHPVKKSALAYVQAYEGAYGKGSVSTFGGHAWDAGLLLAAAAPEALKKAKPGTPAFRAALRDALENVKNVAGAHGIFNMSPTDHLGLDQRARVMVKIENGTWKYQP is encoded by the coding sequence ATGACCCTGCGCAAAACCCTTTTGGCCGCCCTTGCCGCCGTCGGCCTGTCCGTCCCGGCGTGGGCCGACATCAATGTCGGCGTCACCGTCTCGGCCACCGGTCCGGCCGCGTCGCTGGGCATTCCGGAGAAGAACACCTTCACGCTGATGCCCAAGACCATCGGCGGCGAGAAGGTCAACTACATCGTGCTCGACGATGCGAGCGACACGACGGCGGCCGTGACCAACACGCGCAAGCTCATCAGCGAGCACAAGGTCGACGTCGTCATCGGCTCCACCATCACGCCGAACTCGCTGGCGATGATCGACGTCGTCGCCGAAGCGCAGGTGCCGATGATCTCGATGGCGGCGTCGGCCCGCATCGTCGAGCCGGTCGACGCCAAGAAGCGCTGGGTCTTCAAGACCCCGCAGAACGACATCCAGATGGCGCTGGCGATCGCGAGCCACATGGCCGACAACGGCGTGCGCACGGTGGGCTTCATCGGCTTTGCCGATGCATATGGTGAGGGCTGGTACCAGGAGTTCGTCAAGGCCGCGGGGCTGAAAAAGCTGCAGATCGTGGCCAACGAGCGCTACAACCGCGCCGACACGTCGGTGACCGGTCAGGTGCTCAAGATCGTCTCGGCGCGGCCGGATGCGGTGCTGATCGCCGGCTCCGGTACGCCGGCGGCGCTGCCGCAAAAGACGCTGAAGGAGCGCGGTTACGCCGGCAAGATCTACCAGACGCACGGCGTGGCCAACAACGACTTCCTGCGCGTGTGCGGCAAGGATTGCGAAGGCACCTTCCTGCCCGCCGGACCGGTACTGGTGGCCGATCAGTTGCCCAATGACCACCCGGTGAAGAAGTCGGCGCTGGCCTATGTGCAGGCGTACGAGGGCGCCTATGGCAAGGGGTCGGTCAGCACCTTCGGGGGCCATGCGTGGGATGCCGGGTTGCTGCTGGCCGCCGCCGCGCCGGAGGCGCTCAAGAAGGCCAAGCCCGGCACGCCGGCGTTCCGGGCCGCGCTGCGTGATGCGCTGGAAAACGTCAAAAACGTCGCCGGGGCGCACGGCATCTTCAACATGTCGCCCACCGACCACCTGGGTCTGGACCAGCGCGCGCGCGTGATGGTCAAGATCGAAAACGGCACCTGGAAGTACCAGCCCTGA
- a CDS encoding branched-chain amino acid ABC transporter permease, with protein sequence MDLQIALFLGQDGIINGAIYALMALALVLVFSVTRVIFVPQGELVAYGALTMAVLQAGGTPATLWLLLALAALTLAMEAWRQARGGTVDWWATGLWCVLLPALAALAVWWRPASLLGQALTVVLIVTPLGPLIYRLAFRPLAHATVLVLLIVSVALHGVLMGLGLWFFGAEGSRTPPFSEARFELGGLIVSGQSLVVLGVTVALVVAMFVFFERTLLGKALRATAINRVGARLMGIPTELSGDLSFALAAKIAAISGLLIAPITTIYYDTGFLIGLKGFVAAIIGGLASYPAALLGAVLVGQLEAFASFWASAFKEVLVFTLIIPVLLWRSLRSHHVEEEE encoded by the coding sequence ATGGATCTGCAAATCGCCCTGTTCCTGGGCCAGGACGGGATCATCAACGGCGCGATCTACGCGCTGATGGCGCTGGCGCTGGTGCTCGTGTTTTCGGTGACGCGGGTGATCTTCGTGCCGCAAGGCGAGCTCGTGGCGTACGGTGCGCTCACGATGGCCGTGCTGCAGGCGGGCGGCACCCCTGCCACGCTGTGGCTGCTGCTGGCGCTGGCCGCGCTGACGCTGGCGATGGAGGCGTGGCGCCAGGCGCGCGGTGGCACCGTGGACTGGTGGGCCACGGGGCTGTGGTGCGTCCTGCTGCCGGCGCTGGCGGCGCTGGCGGTGTGGTGGCGTCCGGCGTCGCTGTTGGGACAGGCGCTCACCGTGGTGCTGATCGTCACGCCGCTCGGGCCGCTGATCTACCGCCTCGCGTTTCGGCCGCTGGCGCACGCGACCGTGCTGGTGTTGCTCATCGTCTCCGTGGCGCTGCACGGGGTGTTGATGGGGCTGGGGTTGTGGTTTTTCGGCGCCGAAGGCTCGCGTACCCCGCCGTTTTCCGAGGCGCGCTTCGAGCTCGGCGGCCTCATCGTCAGCGGCCAGTCGCTGGTGGTGCTGGGCGTCACGGTGGCGCTGGTGGTGGCGATGTTCGTCTTTTTCGAGCGCACGCTGCTGGGCAAGGCGCTGCGCGCCACCGCGATCAACCGCGTGGGCGCGCGCCTGATGGGCATCCCCACCGAGCTGTCGGGGGATTTGAGCTTTGCGCTGGCGGCCAAGATCGCCGCGATCTCGGGCCTGCTGATCGCGCCGATCACGACGATCTACTACGACACGGGCTTTCTGATCGGCCTCAAGGGGTTCGTCGCCGCGATCATCGGCGGGCTGGCGAGCTACCCGGCCGCGCTCCTCGGCGCGGTGCTGGTCGGGCAACTGGAGGCGTTCGCGTCGTTTTGGGCCAGCGCCTTCAAAGAGGTGCTGGTGTTTACGCTGATCATCCCGGTGCTGCTGTGGCGCTCGCTGCGCAGCCACCACGTGGAGGAAGAGGAATGA
- a CDS encoding ABC transporter ATP-binding protein: MNAPSKPPLLQLRGFSVAYGPVEALHQVDLDVHEGEIVTVIGPNGAGKTTLLNAAMGLLRSSGTLAVDGQVVPRVSVERMVAHQVALVPEKRELFGEMSVEDNLLLGGFARWRRGDRTQRARMEEVFAIFPRLRERRAQMAATLSGGERQMLAIGRALMARPRLLMLDEPSLGLAPLIVREVLHTVARLRELGVSVLLIEQNARAALQIADRGYVLEMGAVALHGPAEDLLHDRRIIDTYLGVGARRAA, translated from the coding sequence ATGAACGCGCCGTCCAAACCCCCGCTGCTGCAGCTGCGCGGCTTCAGCGTTGCCTATGGGCCGGTGGAGGCGCTGCACCAGGTGGACCTCGACGTGCACGAGGGCGAGATCGTCACCGTCATCGGCCCCAACGGCGCGGGCAAGACCACGCTGCTCAACGCCGCGATGGGGCTGCTGCGCTCCAGCGGCACGCTGGCGGTGGACGGGCAGGTGGTGCCGCGGGTGAGCGTCGAGCGCATGGTCGCGCACCAGGTGGCGCTGGTGCCGGAAAAGCGCGAGCTGTTTGGCGAGATGTCGGTCGAGGACAACCTGCTGCTGGGCGGCTTTGCGCGCTGGCGCCGGGGCGACCGCACGCAGCGCGCCCGCATGGAGGAGGTGTTTGCGATCTTTCCGCGCCTGCGCGAGCGCCGCGCGCAGATGGCGGCGACGCTCTCCGGCGGAGAGCGCCAGATGCTGGCGATCGGCCGCGCGCTGATGGCGCGGCCGCGTCTGCTGATGCTGGATGAGCCGTCGCTGGGGCTGGCACCGCTGATCGTGCGCGAGGTGCTGCACACCGTGGCGCGGCTGCGCGAGCTGGGCGTGTCGGTGCTGCTGATCGAACAAAACGCGCGCGCTGCGCTGCAGATCGCCGACCGCGGCTACGTGCTGGAGATGGGGGCGGTCGCGCTGCACGGCCCGGCCGAAGACCTGCTGCACGACCGCCGCATCATCGACACCTACCTCGGCGTCGGCGCGCGGCGCGCCGCCTGA
- the pcaF gene encoding 3-oxoadipyl-CoA thiolase: MTHAFICDAVRTPIGRYGGALSSVRTDDLAAIPIAALMARHPRVDWGALGDVILGCANQAGEDNRNVARMAALLAGLPVDVPGATVNRLCGSGLDAVGTAARAIKAGEAELMIAGGVESMSRAPFVMPKAETAFARSNAVYDTTIGWRFVNPRMQALYGVDSMPETAENVAAEFGISREDQDRMALASQRKALAAQRAGFFAQEIVPVTIPQKKGDPVVVDRDEHPRETTMEALAKLKGVVRPDGTVTAGNASGVNDGACALILTSEAAAARHGLTPRARVVGMAVAGVPPRIMGIGPAPATRKVLALTGLTLDQMDVIELNEAFAAQGLAVLRQLGLADDDPRVNPNGGAIALGHPLGASGARLATTAVNQLHRTGGRYALCTMCIGVGQGIAVVLERV; this comes from the coding sequence ATGACCCATGCTTTCATCTGCGACGCCGTGCGCACCCCCATCGGCCGCTACGGCGGCGCGCTTTCGTCCGTGCGCACCGACGACCTGGCCGCGATCCCGATCGCGGCGCTGATGGCCCGCCACCCCCGCGTGGACTGGGGGGCGCTCGGCGACGTGATCCTGGGCTGCGCCAACCAGGCGGGTGAGGACAACCGCAACGTCGCGCGCATGGCGGCGCTGCTGGCGGGCCTGCCGGTGGACGTGCCGGGCGCGACCGTCAACCGGCTGTGCGGCTCCGGGCTGGACGCCGTGGGCACGGCCGCGCGCGCGATCAAGGCCGGCGAGGCCGAACTGATGATCGCCGGCGGCGTCGAGAGCATGAGCCGCGCGCCGTTCGTGATGCCCAAGGCCGAGACGGCGTTTGCGCGCAGCAACGCGGTGTACGACACGACGATCGGCTGGCGCTTCGTCAACCCGCGCATGCAGGCGTTGTATGGCGTCGACTCGATGCCGGAGACCGCCGAAAACGTTGCCGCCGAGTTCGGCATCAGCCGCGAGGATCAGGACCGCATGGCGCTGGCCTCGCAGCGCAAGGCGCTGGCGGCGCAGCGTGCCGGCTTTTTCGCGCAGGAGATCGTCCCCGTGACGATCCCGCAGAAAAAGGGGGACCCGGTGGTCGTCGACCGCGATGAGCACCCACGCGAGACGACGATGGAGGCGCTGGCCAAGCTCAAAGGCGTCGTGCGCCCGGACGGCACCGTCACCGCCGGCAACGCCAGCGGCGTCAACGACGGCGCGTGTGCGCTGATCCTGACCAGCGAGGCGGCGGCGGCGCGCCACGGCCTGACGCCGCGCGCGCGCGTGGTGGGTATGGCCGTGGCCGGAGTGCCGCCGCGCATCATGGGCATCGGCCCCGCGCCGGCGACGCGCAAGGTGCTCGCGCTCACGGGCCTCACGCTCGATCAGATGGATGTCATCGAGCTCAACGAGGCCTTCGCCGCGCAGGGGCTGGCGGTCCTGCGGCAACTGGGGCTGGCCGACGACGACCCGCGCGTCAATCCCAACGGCGGCGCCATCGCGCTCGGGCACCCGCTGGGCGCGTCCGGCGCACGGCTGGCCACGACCGCCGTCAATCAGCTGCACCGCACCGGTGGCCGCTACGCGCTGTGCACGATGTGCATCGGCGTCGGCCAGGGCATCGCGGTGGTGCTGGAGCGGGTTTGA